A stretch of DNA from Montipora capricornis isolate CH-2021 chromosome 1, ASM3666992v2, whole genome shotgun sequence:
CTCGTctcttgtattttgactcgccctATGGGCTTGCTAAAATACAGCGAGGATCGTAAAAATATCCCACAATACTACACACTAAATCGTCCAATAAGATAAATTTTTCTTTAactgttgattgcgcctgatgaCATGAAGGATTCGGCTTTTTTCTGGgattttatctcgaaattcgttgttccttgatggtttgaacagacAAACCACACCAACTGTACGTTAAGCGGGATTTGCAGCAATACTAGTAGCTTTCATTGCATGGATAAAGTCTGACTTCGCAGACATTCCAGCTACAATCATATTTTGTTGTCTCGCAACAACGGGCAGGTAATTTCCAgcaaaatctgattggctcacatgtATCATGAGCGTGACACAAGATAACATCTGattcactcttgacaggtgggcggtGGACGACTTGTTAAGAAATTGTGTTAGGCGTACCTTTTCGCGCCCTCTCTGAAgtaaagtacgcctgatcgcaggttagcttCGCAGTAGACACAAAAATCAACAAGACAAAAAACGATCAAACTTTCTTTTCCAAGGAATATAGGGAGACATGTCCTCTTTTGCTTTAAACGCCGAAATTCACCATGTTGAAAGCCTAAGGATATTTGACGCGAAAAGTGGCCAATTTgcgaaaaacaaagaaatgctTCAAGAACATCTTCCGTCACTGGTTCCAAGAATGCTCAACCACAGGAAGCAATTGAACATTCTAAGTGTTGGAAGTGGAAATGGGGAAAATTATTTATTAATCCTAAAAATAATCGAGGAAAACCTACAGAAGACAGGCCACGGCTCTCAAATAAAAATACGATTTAACAGGGCAATCGAACCCAATTCATATTCGCGTGGTCTTTACAACACAGCCATTGAGAATCTACCACCAAGTGTTTTAGGTGTCCAAGAAACGAAGTTCGAAATCTGTCCGCAAACTTTCCAGGAGTACAGTCAAGACAGCGAGAAGGAGCCAATAAAGTTTGATCTTGTCCATTTTATTCACAGTATCTACTATATTGATACAGAAAAGGCTTTgtgccattgttttgaaaaggaACTTGGCGAAAACGGAGTTTTGGTATTCATCGTTTCTTCTGGCGGAGACCTGATAAACCGGGTTTTGGCGAAGCAAACCAAGGATTGGCATGGTCGAGAGGGCGGCCCGAGCGAAAACTACGAAACGGCCGAGAATCTTATCGAGATTGCTAAGACCAAAGGTTGGAAGcatgaaatttacaacaaagAATATTCTATCGATGTTACAGAAGTGTTTGACCCCAAATCGACCAAGGGAAATCTGCTTCTGGATTTCTTAACACACACGGTCAACTTTCGTGAAACTGCAGAGAAACAATTAGTTGAAGGAACTTTGTCTTTAATAAGAGATCATACGACTTCGAAAGATGGGAAAAGGCTCGGGGAGGTGAAAGACAGTTTAATCGCCATCTACAAACATTAATTGCCAGTGCTGAACCAAAACTTGAGAGGCCAACAGTATTcacttgaaatattatttctcgctaaGTATTGCATCTCTTTTACcaaataaaagccaaaaaataaagatttttaacGATCTTTCAGTGAAATGTTTTTTCGcaatttaatattctctttcaaaaatttgtataagaagcttgaaataaataTTGCAACGCACACAAGAAATTTAGCTGCATTttcctcttcgtcgaattcgcgtttttttttttttattttcggaCTGGTCCAGCCAACATTACTCCTAGGAAAATCCAGTTTCAAGGCCTTCAACAGTGTCAttgaagtaatatatcaaacacgagaaggagtgttttatcggatatccaaacaccgagaagcacACTGAATCATCCAATAAGATAAATTTTTCTTTAactgttgattgcgcctgatgaCATGAAGGATTCGGCTTTTTCTGcgattttatctcgaaattctttgttccttgatagTTTGAACAGACAAACCATATGGTTGGCCATTCGTTTCAAAATTACGACATGGTATACACGGGTTTTTCTGCCGCGTATACTTGCTTAAATACGATACGTATGGGCTTTGAGCCCATATATATGACCATTAAGATCGCGTATATACGCGTTTTTAAATGGTCACATATTTGCGTAAACTTAAGCGCTGGGATAAATGCCCAAATATACGCATCCTACAAGGGCCCATATATACTGGTGCTGAAATGCGCGTACATGCGCTAAAATGCAAGTATATGCTGGTCTCGCAAATCACGTTGTATATGCCAGCACGAGAAGTGCCTTTTGACTGCATGGCTATTCGTGTATGATAACACTGAAAATTTACTTTAACTAGAAATCGTCAATATGGCGGCAGCTGTAAAATGCCTTGTCTTCTACCTGCTATTTAATGTCTGTTACTGCTCTCCAACAACTGAGCTTTTAGAAACAGTTTTGCGCCTTTTGAATGACTGTGCAAGATTCTATCCCCACGCTGACCTTAAAATGGCGGAAAACTTGATCGTTCGCCTTGAAGTTGCGGTGGACTCTGTCCAACGTTTAATTAATTCATTGGACAGAGGTACCCAAATGCAAGCGAATGCTGGAAGAATACCGCCTCTTGAATCGCTGGTAAGACAACttcaacattttattttactaCATAGCTGGGAAATGCTACAAcgagttgcaaaattgttgagacactttcattaaaaaacaccttttctagcttccattGCCctccgtatctagaatttaaacctttcccacttcctctcccctctccccgtttcaatgttgactgcttaagttcccaacatttttttgtcttgctagcaacactgataaggtggggaggggggctgcagtgtgagagataatagggaaattaataacgccccaagaaggtgaagtgtctccactatttttgcaacttgttgtagcattaAGAGCAGCTTCATGCACCTCAGTACACCCCCATTAGGACTTTGTCAACTCCATCAGCTTCTCATGCAAGAGTGGGTCGTCCAGCCTATGAAATATCAATACGTCAAGTGGAGTTTTTAAGAAACAGAATGAGATTTACTTGGCCCCAGATATCAAGAATGCTATTAGTTTCTAGAGCTACTCTTTGGCGTAGAGTTAGAAACGTTCAGTCATTCTCCAGTCGATGTTATTATACAAGCCTCTCAGATTCTGATTTAGATGAACTCATTGGAGAAATAAGACGTGGGTTCCCAATTCTGGTGTCAGTATGATGCTGGGATATTTGCGAAGTAGAAATATCTATGTTCAGCGTCAGCGTGTAAGGGAAAGTTTACTTCGAACTGACCCAGCAGGGTCTGCTATAAGGTGGTTCAATACCGGGTTTTACTAAAAGCAGGActgcggcccagcggcccacggcccgctaCGGCCCAGCGGCCTTCAGCCCGCTACGtcccagcggcccgcggcccacgatGGCCCGGTGgtccagtcctgattttccacagtttttttgtccagcggtaaatccacacgcatgcacagatctgcatcaggtttgggcgtgcaaaatggacgacggtgagtttgaagttgtttaccatttaatcatttgaatccttgtttctgtttgttgcatTTCGGTCAGATACTTACAATAGGGGACTTTCATTATTGAAcgatgtaagttattttcaaaccatactttgaaagtgaaaatatcataagttatgagatatgtgaactgcgaatcttttttttttcagaggcAGAAGCAGATTTCCCTCGGTCGATTTGGGGTCAAACACGTCTGTAACATCGATGGAATACTCTTTAGTGTAAACTTCATGCTTCCAAGCTTTTCTCTTTGCAATCTCGACAAGCTTCTGGGCCTTTTCCAAGTTTTTGCTTGTGTTGTCCTCTTGGCCATGCCAATAACAACCTGAAACGATGCATACAATTACTCCGTTTTCGACAAGTTCcttttcaaaataatggcaCAAAGCCTTTTCCATATCTACATAGTAGATACTGTGAATAAAATGGACAAGATCAAACTTCATTGGCTCCTTATCGTTGTCTTGACTGTACTCTTGGAACGTTTGCGCACAGATTTCGAACTTCGTTTCTTGACCATCATCGAAAGAAGCTGGTAGATTCTCAATGACGGTGTTGTAAAGACCACGCGAATATGAATTGGGTTCGATTGCCCggttgaatatttttatttgagaGCAGTGCCCTGTCTTCGGTAGATTTTCCTTAATTGTTTTTAGgatgaataaatatttttccCCATTTCCACTTCCAACACTTAGAATGTTCAATTGCTGACTGTGGTTGAGCATTCTTGGAACCAGTGACGGAATATGCTCTCGAAGCATCTCTTTGTTTTTCGCAATTTGGCCACTTTTCCTGTCAAATATCTTTAGGCTTTCAACATAGTGAATTTCGGCGTTTAAAGCAAAAGAGGACATGTCTCCCTATATTCCTTGGAAAAGAAAGTTTGATCGTTTTTTGTCTTGTTGATTTTTGTGTCTACTGCGAAGATAACCTGCGATCATGCGTACTTTACTTCAGAGAGAGCGCGAAAAGGTACGCCTAacacaatttcttaacgagtcgtccgccgcccacctgtcaagagtgaatCAGATGTTATCTTGTGTCACGCTCATGATacatgtgagccaatcagattttgcTGGAAATGACCTGCCCGTTGTTGCGAGACAACAAAATATGATTGTAGCTGGAATGTCTGCGAAGTCAGACTTTATCCATGCAATGAAAGCTACtagtatttctgcaaatcccgcTTGACGTACAGTTGGTGTGGTTTTATGGTTGGCCATTCGTTTCAAAATTACGACATGGTATACGCGGGTTTTTCTGCCGCGTATACTTGTTTAAATATGATACGTATGGGCTTTGAGCCCATATATATCACCATTAAGATCGCGCATATACGCGTTTTTAAATGGCCACATATTTGCGTAAACTTAAGCGCTGGGATATGCGAAATAAATGCCCAAATATACGCGTTCTACAAGGGCCCACATATACTGGTGCTAAAATGCGCGTATATGCGCTAAAATGCAagtattcactacttgcacaaatcccataatgcacctcTTTAACCCCCCAgaaatttgcataagcattgtttttgatttccctcaggacatcttcatgtcccaggagtacttgaaaacaatgattatgcaaaatttttggggggtaaaagaagtgtattatgggattgtgcaagtagtgaatatgCGGGTCTCGCAAATCACGTTGTATATGCCAGCACGAGAAGTGTCTTTTAACTGCATGGCTGTTCGTGTATGATAACactgaaaattactttaactaGAAATCGTGAATATGATAGCAGCAGTAAAATGCCTTGTCTTCTACCTGCTATTTAATGTCTGTTACTTCTCTCCAACAACCGAACTTTTAGAAACAGTTATGCGCCTTTTGAATGACTGTGCAAGATTCTATCCCCACGCTGACCTTAAAATGGCGGAGAACTTGATCGTTCGCCTTGAAGTTGCGGTGGACTCTGTCCAACGTTTAATTAATTCATTGGACAGAGGTACCCAAATGCAAGCGAATGCTGGAAGAATACCGCCTCTTGAATCGCTGGTAAGACAACTTCAACATTTACTACATAGATGGGAAATGCTAGCATTAAGAGCAGTTTCATGCACCTCAGTACGCCCCCATTAGGACTTTGCCAACTCCATCAGCTCGTGGGTTTCCCAATTCTGGTATCAGTATGATGCTGGGACATTTGTGAAGTAGAAGTATCTATGTTTAGCGTCAGCGTGTAAGGGAAAGTTTAGTTCGAACTGACCCAGCAGGGTCTGCTATCAGGTGGTTCAATACCATAACAAGGCGTGTTTACAACGCCAGGGGACCTAATTCTCTCTGGCACATTGATGGACTACACTGCCTTATCCGTTGGAGATTTGtaatacttagttcttattaaccgagcggaaggtctgtatgggagaatcttgaccgaggtcgccagtacagaccgaacgcagtgaggtctgtaccagcgaccgaggtcaagattctcccatacagaccgacctagctcggttaataagatgtttattatatggccaaacaagaacaatttaattcgtttaatgtaactggtttgtactaactgacgtTTTGCCTGccaacggcgatgagtggcgatgagctgaacttaattctgtcaaaatttgttcgtcatcctctcttttgtcatcatgctgtttggcattgccataaataaatattggtagaagaaaatactcaatatttttgcatttcagtttgcatcttttcaccgcaaaacattacccgtgtagatgccggtctagatgggaaaatctagaccgcggtcaatatcgattttatccaatcaaattcgtgaattttgtagttcccagtcctcgtgagacggagccatataataaatggtgGCATTGACGGGTTTTCTAGACTTAAAGTGTATTTGAGTTGTGCAACAAAGAATTCAGCTGCGACTGTACTCGCTCTCGTCTTAGCTGCTGTGCAAAGTTATGGATGGCCCTCTAAGGTGCGTTCAGACAAAAGGGGTGAAAATGTAGAGGTAGGAAGAGCTATGCTACAGCACAAGGGTTTAAACAGGGGACGCACAATTGCCGGTTTGTCTGTACACAATCAACGAATTAAACGTCTCTGGAGAGATGTCTTCATTGGAGTGGGTCATTTTTTCTACACCCTGTTCTACCAGATAGAGGAAAATGGCATCCTGGCATCGACCAGCATAATCAATCTATTCTGTTTGCATTACATATTTCTTCCCAGAATTAACCACCAGTTAAACTTCCTAGTTGAAGCATGGAATAATCATCCAGTACGCACAGAGGGTCACTGGACTCCTGAACAAATTTGGGTAAACGGTATGATTTCCGAAGATAATGATAGAAATACTGCTGTCAGGGACATATTTGATGATAACAGCCAACCAGCTGAGTTATATGGTGAAGACCCAGCAGGACCTACATCAAATGAGTTTGACCTTGGCAATGTTGAGGTACCAGATACAAACCTGCCATTGCATAACACAGAACTTTCAGATATCATGCATATACAACCTCTTTGAGCGAGTAATAACTATGGAGTGGATCTTTACTTGGTAGCTCGACAGCTTATTTTGAGACTAATGCAAGCACACCAAAAGTAAGTGACTAATCATCACCTGTTGAGA
This window harbors:
- the LOC138046859 gene encoding histamine N-methyltransferase-like, which gives rise to MSSFALNAEIHHVESLRIFDAKSGQFAKNKEMLQEHLPSLVPRMLNHRKQLNILSVGSGNGENYLLILKIIEENLQKTGHGSQIKIRFNRAIEPNSYSRGLYNTAIENLPPSVLGVQETKFEICPQTFQEYSQDSEKEPIKFDLVHFIHSIYYIDTEKALCHCFEKELGENGVLVFIVSSGGDLINRVLAKQTKDWHGREGGPSENYETAENLIEIAKTKGWKHEIYNKEYSIDVTEVFDPKSTKGNLLLDFLTHTVNFRETAEKQLVEGTLSLIRDHTTSKDGKRLGEVKDSLIAIYKH
- the LOC138015730 gene encoding histamine N-methyltransferase-like, with the protein product MSSFALNAEIHYVESLKIFDRKSGQIAKNKEMLREHIPSLVPRMLNHSQQLNILSVGSGNGEKYLFILKTIKENLPKTGHCSQIKIFNRAIEPNSYSRGLYNTVIENLPASFDDGQETKFEICAQTFQEYSQDNDKEPMKFDLVHFIHSIYYVDMEKALCHYFEKELVENGVIVCIVSGCYWHGQEDNTSKNLEKAQKLVEIAKRKAWKHEVYTKEYSIDVTDVFDPKSTEGNLLLPLKKKRFAVHISHNL